The Thermococcus thermotolerans genome contains a region encoding:
- a CDS encoding 50S ribosomal protein L40e has translation MARFPEAEARIFRKYICMRCGATNPWKAKKCRKCGYKGLRPKAREPRGGMGR, from the coding sequence ATGGCGAGATTCCCAGAGGCTGAGGCCAGAATCTTTAGGAAGTACATCTGCATGCGCTGCGGCGCTACCAACCCGTGGAAGGCCAAGAAGTGCAGGAAGTGCGGCTACAAGGGTCTCCGCCCGAAGGCGAGAGAGCCGCGTGGTGGAATGGGACGCTGA
- a CDS encoding FUN14 domain-containing protein produces the protein MEFNVNAMVGDIGVGGVVGFVTGYALKKLMKLALALIGAYVLSLFWLQQKGVITVNQDRLFNLASGWTSEIIGLSDKVLGILPGTGAFVVGFYLGFQKG, from the coding sequence ATGGAGTTCAACGTAAATGCAATGGTGGGTGACATTGGGGTTGGGGGCGTTGTGGGTTTTGTCACAGGATATGCCCTGAAAAAACTAATGAAGCTCGCACTGGCCCTTATAGGGGCTTATGTCCTGAGTCTGTTCTGGCTCCAGCAGAAGGGTGTCATAACAGTGAACCAGGACAGGCTGTTCAACCTTGCCAGTGGATGGACAAGTGAGATAATCGGCCTGTCCGACAAAGTTCTGGGGATACTTCCTGGAACTGGGGCGTTTGTCGTGGGGTTCTATCTGGGCTTCCAAAAAGGTTAA
- a CDS encoding PadR family transcriptional regulator, whose translation MTTPMERLKNKITKEVLWLYILRLLKERPMYAYELKERIKEAFNFEPATVSSYVVLYKLEKEGYVTAEWQESETGKPSRKYYRLTPEGEKLLEEGIAFLENMLSKLRE comes from the coding sequence ATGACGACCCCGATGGAGAGGCTCAAAAACAAGATAACAAAGGAAGTCCTGTGGCTCTACATCCTCCGGCTCCTAAAGGAGAGGCCAATGTACGCTTACGAGCTCAAGGAGAGGATAAAGGAAGCCTTCAACTTCGAGCCCGCAACAGTCAGTTCGTACGTCGTTCTCTACAAGCTGGAGAAGGAAGGATACGTTACCGCAGAATGGCAGGAGAGTGAGACGGGAAAACCGTCCAGGAAGTACTACAGACTCACCCCTGAGGGGGAGAAGCTCCTGGAGGAAGGCATAGCTTTTCTTGAGAATATGCTCTCAAAGCTCAGGGAGTGA